The nucleotide window GTCATTGGGGGCTGGGAAGACGGCCAGCTTGATTTCTTGCCGATCATGTTCGTGGTTTTCGGGGTTGGCTCGTTGAACACCTCGTTCGTCAAGGACGGCGAGGTGTCGGTGCCGTTGAGCTACGTGACCGGCACGTTGGTCAAGATGGGGCAGGGCATCGAACGGCATATTGCCGGCGGAAACTCCGCGGACTGGCTCGGCTACTTCCTGTTGTTCGCCAGCTTCGTGCTGGGCGCCACCGTGGGCGGCGGCGTCAGCCTGGTGGTCAGCGGAACGCAGATGCTGGCCGTCGCCTCCACCGTGTGCGCGATAACAACCGGCTATACCTATTTCCACTCCGACCGTCGGGCTTTGTTGCGGTAGCCGCGGCGCCGACAAACATCGGCAGCAGCGCTGGCCGTTGCGCTGCTGCCGATGCTGGCTTGTTGCTACTGCCGGTTCTCAGGCCGAAGGGTTGGTTCCGTTGAGCACCTGCTGGATGTCGCCCTTCATGGCGACCAGCTGCTGATTCCAATAGGGCCACGAGTGCGTTCCGTTGGTCGGGAAGTTGAACACTCCGTTGCGCCCGCCCGATGCCAAATAGGTGTCCCGGAAGGTCTGGTTGGTGCGCAGCGTCAGCCCTTCGAGGAACTTCGCCGGCATGTTGTCGCCGCCGAGGTCACTGGGGGTCCCGTTGCCGCAGTAGATCCAGATCCGGGTGTTGTTGGCCACCAGACGTGGAATTTGGAGCATCGGGTCGTTGCGCTTCCAGGCCGGGTCGGTGGATGGACCCCACATGCTGTTGGCGTTGTAACCGCCCGAGTCGTTCATCGCCAGACCGATCAACGTCGGCCACCAGCCCTCGGAGGGGTTGAGGAATCCGGACAGGGACGCGGCGTAGGGGAACTGCTGTGGGTA belongs to Mycobacterium basiliense and includes:
- a CDS encoding YoaK family protein, which translates into the protein MIKEIFDSEARLSWVLAVLAGVLGATAFTHSAGYFVTFMTGNAQRAVLGYFREDMWLSITAGLLLLCFVLGVVVASVCRRHIWVDHPHGPTVLTTFSLIAATALDIVIGGWEDGQLDFLPIMFVVFGVGSLNTSFVKDGEVSVPLSYVTGTLVKMGQGIERHIAGGNSADWLGYFLLFASFVLGATVGGGVSLVVSGTQMLAVASTVCAITTGYTYFHSDRRALLR